The nucleotide sequence TAGCACCTCTCATTAGGTTCTCTTTGTACTTTAAGCATGATAAAGTAAACATGAAGCACCACAAACAAGTTCTAGAATATCCACCAGTAAAAATTGGGTATACCTCAGCATTTTGGTATATGCTATATACTATCACTTTTAACATAAAGTAGCAATTCATCCCTTTTTTATTAATTCCAAATGACTCCCCATTTTATCTACCACATATAGGCTATGGCAATTAATAAAGGTGCCTTAGATAACAATCTGTGTAATTCTCAAGCTTCTAGTAGAagcatccttttttctttttttccttttttttaaagaataaacATGTCCTTATTTCGTTTCATGTTTGCTTTTCCCCTTCCATACTTGTGAGTCACTAGATCATTCAGAATGCAGAAGCTTAAAGGGAAGAGTAAAACACAAGCATAAAAGGAAAGATATGATGCTTCCTTACCTTTGAAGGTAGGCAATCCCAAGGTTTCCAAGGCAATCCAAGTTGTCAGGAACAATAGATAACAAAGATGACAATACTGAGACAGCATTCTAAGGAAAACCATATAGAACATATTAGTTAATGAAAAAACAAGTAAACAAATTCTGCCTACAGAATATGAAACAAAGGTAGTTTTTACCTGCAAATGACCAGTTTTCAGCAGTATCATGCCTAGAGTATTCCAAACAGATGCCTGTCTAATATCTGATTTCATTGACTCCTTCAACTTACAAAGAATTTCCTCTAGCTCTTTAGGGTCAAATTCTTTTTCAGAACTACTATCCCCTGAACTTCCTAGCATAAGGCACTACAGAGGAAGGAAAGGTTCATTTCAGATTGACCACTAAAGCCATTCACTCCATTCATCGACGGCATTAAGGAGAATACCTACTCATTCATAATGGCAATACATCAATGTTTTAATAACTAACACACCTGTGCATGGTGAATCTGAACCAAAGAAAGGAACTCCGGCCGGTCAATCTCTTCTTCATTGCGAAGTAAGATCTCTTCTGCCTTCTCATATGCTAAGACTGCCTAAACACATGCTTCTCTCTAAACAAATCCATGTTGAAACCAAAGCATGTACTATAACTAAACAAAAGAGACAGGGAGGATTATAGACCTACCTTTTGTGGCTGACCCATCCGTTGATACATTAAGCCTAGTATAAAGTGAGCATGAGCATTTTTTGGCATCTTCCTTGCAACATGTACCAATCCCTACACGCATTCACTACATTggtaagatcacaaatttaatttgaaattatattatGAAATATGTACATTCCATAAATTTAATCCTTTGCCTATTAATCATAGAAATATGTGCAAGcaatctttttctcttttttcctctGTTACCAAACTGATTGGCAGAAAATGGTATATTATCATGCAACTGTAGGCCAATACTACACATATTTGAAGACATATGCATGTGCTAATTTTATCTGCAATAATGGGCTAGAAAATCTCACTGAATAACCTATGTGAAATGCCATATAGTTTAGTATCTTTATGAAACAATCTAAAAATCAGAAAAGGGAAGAATAGCGGTGTAATTGTTGTTAGATAATAACTTCTCCGATTGACATGATAATGAATTGTAACCAGTATGACAATTTGAATAATGTGCATTTGGAAAGTGCACCAGGAGAAAAACGAAATCACAAAAGCACATCTAATGcatgaaaaaggaaaacaaaagcaaaagcctGAGACAAATTAGTTGAAGGGATTCCAGCAGTACTTACTGTTTTAAGGCTGCTCACTTTTTCCTCACGTGATGAAGAAACCCCTTGACCATGCTGATCTGCATCAGCATCAGGAACACAGTCGAGAGGGTACTCTACCTTACTAGCTCTTGAACGACATTTGGCtgattttttcaaaagtttttccTCTCCTTCAGCAACATCAGCATCTTTGCTCATGAAACTGCATTTATCTTGACTACTTCCGGCATTATCCAACCTAGGCACCACAAAGGAACTATGTCAAAAATCATATTCAGTAATAGTTAATAAAGCATGTTCAAACTACAATTGACCTTATTGTGAGAACAGTACAGTTGAAGGCACAAATTCCAGTCACCATGACCGACATGTGAATGTAAACACTCCTATTTGGTGACTTAATGTGGCCCACATTATCACCAATTTTGAAaagataattatatattttagattatttttctTACAAGCAATTATTTGAGATGTTTGGTGAGATGGAACTTTTTCTTAAAACTTCAATATGAAGGATTTGGGTGAAGTTTCGATTGTTGTTGGCATAGAAATTTACAGATATAGAAATCGGAGGTCTTTAAGAACAGAATATAGATATTGTACCACACCAATGCTAATCTAGTTGATTATATAGGGTGTTTCATTTCAGTTAAAATACTAGTTGATATCCAACAGTACCAAAATTACTAGATAACAGTTCCTTAACCCAAGGGACACAGCAGTCCTAACTCCCTATTACACATAGGGATGCAAGTCTTGCATCCTTGTGTGTATAAATATTCGTAAAATATATAGCATATAATGCATACATAAGTACATGCTATATCCTATAATGTTGTAAATATATTGTATTGTTTAAATACATcataacaaaaaagaattcaatttccaaagtatttttaatacaaataattttttttattttatatttttatgtgttagATCATCAATTGTACAATTTAATTTCCTGTGTAATTTGAATATTGATTTGAACATGTTGTTATATTGCAGTTTAAATTATTTGTGTgtgatatatttttgtaatagcGTAAGTTTTATATACTTTTGTcattgtatatataaaatttattatacttgaatatgttttttataatatgtattactaatttattatagaAACGTATCTAAATATAGTACCTTGAATTGGTACTATACCAAAGGAAAATCTGGTACATCGTTTGACAGAACATTGATCACCATGTTAAAGACTATCCCAAAAAgagcatttaaatttttttgaaaaatctaagataaaattttatgctCATAATCCAACTCCCATTATTAAGGGAGATAAATGTAATATGAATTAGCGTCCACAAGCTGATTTGCAATGAGAACAAATGCAAAATATCCCTTATGCATCATTAATTGGGAGTTTGATATATGCATGGGTTTGCACAAGACTTAATCTTGCATTTGCCATAGGAatgaaaaaaacataataataatccaGGCATGAAAGATTAGAAAGTTGCTAAGAAAATCGTAGGGTACTTGCACAGAACTAAGAATTCTACACGCATATAAACCTTCTGAATATGATTGGCTACACGGATATAAATACTGTTAAGATGAATAAACACACGAAAGTTAGGGTATATTCTCCTTCTTCCTAGAGTAGCTATATCTTAGAAGAGTACTAACCAACTATTGTTGCATCATCTACCATGGGGGAAAACAATCATTACATGCCATAAAGCCACAACATAAGAATTACAGTTAAGAAATTTCATGTCTAGTGTCGAGATTGTCAATTTTATAATGAGAATTATGAAGAGTTTTTGTGATAATGTAACTGTTATTGTCTTATCTAAGAATAATAGAAATGCAAGTTGAAGCAAGCATACTGACATACAGTACTTCTTGTAAGAGAAGATATTAAGAAACAAGAAATGACTACTAAGCATATAATATTTCACCTAATGGTTGTGGATCCCATAACGAAAGTATCGCCAGCAAAATTTCTGTGCATCATGTGAAGTACATGgtcttgtttgaatttttgttttgatctCTTTTCTACCTTATTGTATGAACATgcattatttcttaaaaaatgaaGTACTTGCTTGTCCACATACAATTGTTTGTTTATATTCATGGGGATATATAAAAGACCAAACTCAATTAGCTAATTAAGGCTTATTTAGTTTAGTTTCTCTTAAAAGGGTAATGTACATTGTAATATAGAGAAAGAATTATTCATTATTTAGAATATGATCACTATGATTTGTGTACAGTATTCTTTATTGGATAAAAGCATTTGAATACAgtataaaactattttttggcTAACCATTAAGTAATCAACATATAAGCCAAGTGGGAGAAGGTAAGCACATCCCATTTGGAGACTTAATAATATCACCAATTTTGAAAATACTATTCtcatattttgaataatttaaaaaatgattaaagGTAATTATCTAAAGTTGGTTCTATCATATAAAATAGTAGGATACAGTTATCCTTGATGGGAGTAGTTTCTGTTTATCTAAAACTGTAGGTTCCTAATTTTGCATATAAATTGAACATGTGTCACTCCCATCAGACACACGAGTGATAGGCATAAGTCGGAAAACTTACCAAGTATTTTTTAGAGATCTTTAAGCAAATTCAAGCCAAAGTTGTCAAACCCTCTTTtacaatttattattaaaaagagaaaagaaaaaaagctaGGTCTGACACAAAGATTTTCTGGTTAATCAACTATAGCTGGAGGTAtcaagcaagaaaaagaaaaaaaaactatggcTGGAGTTCGATTTATTGTCTATCTGTATATGTTTTATTCAAGTAACGAATTTGCACATTAATTTTTcgaaccaaaacaaaaaaaacaaacaaacaaacaaaatttcCCTTATACACCAGGTAAGCAAATTGGCACTGACATACACTTGAAACCCTAGGACGCTTATAACATCTACAAGTCTCTCTGCGACCAGAAGTCCAAAAACAAAGTATCTGCTCAGAAAGCCTAAACATATTTGAAGGACTcaaatttcttttcccttcctcGGCATTTCTCCAGCTAGCCCTAAGCAAGGAACGTACTCCACCAAAAAGATTAAGACAGAAAAAAAGACAAGagattgaaaaaacaaaacCGCATATTCAAAATACAATTAACGAGAAAATGAATAGATGGGGCGGAAGCAGAGTAAGGTCACCTGGACTGATCGAGGGGAAATGAATCGGCGGCATCGGATTCAGGGGGATCAACATTAAGGTCAGCTAAAACGACGACTTTAGGGGCCACCGCCGGCCTCTTCCAGCTCTCGTCGCTGGAGTTCTCCGCCTTCGGAAGCTGCAATTCCGCCATTGCGAACCTTCGCACTGGAGAGAACAAAACCTAAcggtatatatataggttgcGGGCAAGTGGTAAAAGTGATGCTCTTCATCCCGGTGACCTTTTCCCATCTTTTACTTCAACACCAGTGAAGGACAGAGTATcaagtctttttctttttttgatgcACACTGTCAAAAGTCTTTTTAGTTTCTACTTCAGCCGGTTTATTTTTGTTGGATTTTTAAgaactttttaaaatatgatttgatttgtaaattttaatatatatatttatatatttatgtatatgatTTAGAATTTAGTTTCAATGCTCTATAAAAGAATGGAACTAAGCGGTCAAaagtaatattatattatatatttaccaaaaaatatattttttcttaaaagatattttattgaTGGTACTTAGATCTATCAATATTTAGTACTATTGATGCGAAAACATTGTTAGGAAATTGATTGATAAGAGTCGTTAGTTGgtta is from Diospyros lotus cultivar Yz01 chromosome 2, ASM1463336v1, whole genome shotgun sequence and encodes:
- the LOC127795053 gene encoding uncharacterized protein LOC127795053 isoform X2; this encodes MAELQLPKAENSSDESWKRPAVAPKVVVLADLNVDPPESDAADSFPLDQSRLDNAGSSQDKCSFMSKDADVAEGEEKLLKKSAKCRSRASKVEYPLDCVPDADADQHGQGVSSSREEKVSSLKTGLVHVARKMPKNAHAHFILGLMYQRMGQPQKAVLAYEKAEEILLRNEEEIDRPEFLSLVQIHHAQCLMLGSSGDSSSEKEFDPKELEEILCKLKESMKSDIRQASVWNTLGMILLKTGHLQNAVSVLSSLLSIVPDNLDCLGNLGIAYLQSGNLELSAKCFQNLVLKDQNHPAALVNYAAVLLCKYGAVIAGAGANAGEGASLDEITAANVAKECLLAAVKLDPKAAHLWANLANTYYMTGDHKSSSRCLEKAAKLEPNCLATRYAVAVHRIRDSERSQNPTEQLSWAGNEMASILREGDSALIVPPIAWAGLAMVHKAQYEIAAGFEIEKNELLEVEERAIYSLTQAITEDPDDAVQWHQLGLHSLCTQRFKTSQKYLKAAVARLKECSYAWSNLVYGYAILVCIHRYLTATIRRVITS